The DNA segment TGATAAACATGTTTATCTATACAGcataacaaatatttatcccCAATCACTTGACAGTGTTACTCAAGTAATTTACCATTCCATAGCAGCCTAATTAGTTTAATACTCCCCTCTGAGATGTCTCAGTGTTCCTGTGAAGTACCCTAGAGGTTGGTGGAGGCTAAAAGAACTTAAGTTAGATATTGAGATTTCAGAAACTTTTACAAATATCCAAAAGTTTTTAAAGCAAACAAGATCACATGTCACTGGGCAAACAATACCTGTTTGTCAACCAAATTGTCaataaacaaatcaaaatttaaaaaaaaaaaacaaatacagatcaTTGAGGGCACAGAAACCCACATAAGAAGAGAATCAAAAGGTTAGAGGACTGAGACATGGTGCTCACCTTCACCCACAAACACATCGAAAAATCCCAGCTTCATGTAGACCAATTCTCAAGGAACATCTATGGAACACTGACAGAAACCCTTGAAActctaaaaagggcaagaaaccctccacataactgggtggaacaaaggaaaaaaaaatagagagagagaaaaagaatcaggacagAACTAGAACCATTTTGAGGGAGCAGTTAAAGAGGAAAAGTGTCCAAACCTGGGAAAGACACTTAACTGATCAGGAGATCAGCTGTGACAGAGGGACCTCCAAATGTCCCTGCAAAGAAAAATCatcagctggactgaggagggcaaagcagagtaagagctgcacagatcatctgcaccactgctctggacaccacagcctgagaagctCAGGAGGGGGCTGGATGGGGAGATCAGGCTTGGAGTCTGTTTGgggagaagactagggttggctCTGTGGAGACAGTTTGAAAGGCTAGGGAGAAGTGTCCATTGGCTGGGGAGCTGAGGGAACCTTGGAAGAGGTCTGGACccccaggagaagcaaggcaccattgctggggagggccagaggaggaggggcaggccaccaTAGAAATAGTTTCACTGCATACACATGGATTCTCAGACAGTGGGGCACCTCTGGGGCAGGATAAAGTGGCCAGGAGCCACTTGCACAGGACATGGCAACAGGGCaattcttgtgtgggctaagagcAGTGAGGGAGGGGACTAAGGGCAATgcagttatattttatttggtaGATAATACTGAGGTCTAAAGTTCAGGACACAGCTTTTCAAATAATTCTGAGAGACTACTCTGAGGAGACAAAGGAGTAGGTGCTAGAATACACGGATGTTTTTTGACAAAAGACCAGATATTTGGAATCAAAAGATTATTGTTAAGTAAAGAAAAGTATATCTCAAATTAAGGAATTAATcccttttctatgtatgggaagatggaGCATCTGAGCTCCTTGTACTCATTCCTTGCGTATGCACCTGAACTCTCTGGGGCCAGTATGCTGGGTTCTCTCATCCTGTGTCTCCTCAGGGTGCACCGCTGGGGCTGGCTGCAGTGGTGGGCATTGCTTCCATACTGAGTTCCCTCAAAGCTCACTGTCCAGGTATCTGTAATATAATGCTCGATGGCTGCCATATCCTTCATTTACTGATATGGCAGTCAATATTTCTTATTCATCAGTCTAAAGGAAAATGCAATGGACCACTCTTCATGTTTTTCAATAAGAAATGCATAATGAATTTACAAATACCTACAAAACTGGCTGTGTCTGCAATGGTCAGGGAAATCAATCAAACTTTCGGTAGATTGCTGTCCTTATGGTCATGGCCTGTGTCTGATACATGACCTCTGCACTATATGACCATCATGAACCAGGACACGTGATGCCTCCTGGTGGAGGTGGGTTTTCTGTGATTGATTGGACAGATCCTTGTCCCTTCCTGGCTTCCACGCTGTGGTTCAGACATCGTGGATCACTTCATATGTGACATTTTCCCCCAACACAGATACCAGCACTGACTCTTACCTTGTTCATGTGTTGGTTGCTGCAATGGTGGGGTAGTCCCTGTGATCACTTTTGTAATGTTGTTGGTATCCAGTGTGTTCATCCTGTGTGTCTTTGGGACGCACAGCTGTGCAcaatttgtcttgttttttgtgcCTGTATTTTTATGATGCTGTGACATTCTGTGCATCATAAGAAGACATTCTGTACTTTTTCCCATGGATAAAGCCATAGCAGGGTTCACTATTAGTGTTACTCCCATGTTACCCCCTGTTCCTTATACAGTAAAGAATACAGAGGGCAAAAACACAACTAGTATATTCATAAACCTATTCCTGTCACATAAACCTAGGAATATGATTTCAGATATTAAATGGcccaaaatgaacattttatttctatcatgatctttaaattttcatatcttgttactctaaatttcttttcattcctctcGCTTAACACTAAAAGCACCTAAAAGATGTTATGGTTATCCCTGTTCCACACATGTGGAGCAATGAAgttcaaagaagttaaataacacAATATCAGAGTAAGAGCTAGTGTTCCGATCTCCATCATTCTAAAACCAAATCCGATTCTCTTTCAATAGTTTCAATGTTGTCAGAGAAAAGACCTTTCCCTCAGAACTTCTCTTATTTTGTAGCAATGGAAAATTTTCCtttcagggagttctctttgtgggtCAGTCAGTTATGAAGtggactaggatccgtgaggttgcatgttctatccctgtctttgctcagtggtttcagtatccagcattgccatgaatggtatgtaggtcacagatggggcacagatcccaccttgctatggcCTAGACTGTCAGCCACAGCTCACATTCGGCCCTCAGCCTGTGAACatctatatgccgcaggttcagtcctaaaaccatacaaacaaacaaacaaaaattctttctAATTACATGGTTATATACTGTGTCTAAATATAAAATCGGTGGGTTCTCAGAAAGCTATTTGGCCAACTGGTATCTAGGATGCTGTGGAATATGAAATAGAGAGAAGATTCTTGCCAGTACACTCTTAACCCATAACTGATACAACTAATCAAAGGTTATTGGAGTTCTTATTCTGTTGGCAAGTGTTGTaagtgaatataaaatttaatttatttaaactgaTGTAAAAATTATGAATGGTTCTGAAATGGTTAAAACAACattataaaattaagattttgttttcttaatttatagaaataaatggtGTAAGAGAATCCCTAATTAGATCATAGGACCTGTAAATCACTTTGAGACCAAATATTCTTAATCTACATCCTGTGATCTTTGGATTGATCCATAGACTCTTTTGATGCTTGTATTTGATTATAGctgtttatgaaaatattattgtTTATATGCCATAAGCAGTGGTAATTTTTCAGATTAACAGTAATTACTAGTGTTTATGTTTGGGTTTTCTTCAGAAGCACACTGTAAAATACGTCTGTAAAATAATTTCTCTAATTAACATTTAGCTTTCCACTTAGTTCCTTGAATCTGGAATCCTCTTTTAAAGCTGAGATGAATTATAAgaaatatgtacatttaaaaaaaaaaccaaaacatgaaTGATTTCTCCACGGTTGACCACAGAAAGGATTTTTCAAATAAACCAATGCCTAACTTCAAAGATTTTGTTGTCAATTAATTGTAGCTATTTTCATAAATGAAAAGtgcttctaaaataaaaataaattcaaatgtgtgtatatgtcatagatgtgttttcagtttcctcttttgacAGAAAGATCCAGCTCCCATTTCATGGCTACCATATGCTGTATTGAAGAAAGCAGTGGACCTTGGATATAGCAATATTTCCAAGCATGCAGTGGTTATGAAAACCTGATGAAAAACACTAGCTTAAGGATCAGGAggcatgaattttatttcacactaTGCCATCATCTCCTGTTTTAACCTTGGACAAATTGCCCTATTTCTACAAAAGTCATTTACTTAGGTAAATTGGAAGATGTTTCTAAGTTCTGTGATTCTGCCCAAGCCAATGTGTTTATTGCCATAAAcattgttctctttgcttttactTCAATTATAGGTAAAATTGGAAGAGTTTTGAGACCACATTCCACCTCTTCTTCCTGGTAAACAACTTAAGGGGTGGCCTTATGGGATGAAGTTTGGAATGGATTAATACAATGGGATCTCTGCTCTTGAGGGCTTTGTTATTTTGAGACTGTTTCTCTACCTATTGAAATGTATGAAACCGCCCATAAGATCAATGTAGCAAGTACTTGTTTTTTGCTAATTAATCTCTGAGCCTTCCAAATATCACACCATTCCTCAGTTAGCTTCTGATCAACTGTGAAAAGATCCGTTTAAAatttctcctgctttctttctggtTTACCCTTCAAGTgtgagatcctgtgttgctgtcccTTTAGGGTTTTAAACCACTCTGTCCTTGCATTTGTATTCTGGAAACTGCCTTTTCTGGTATTACTCCAGGAACTTCTCTTGTGAAAATTGTTTTCATGGACAACAATTTAGATCCAAACTTGACTTGTTTTCCATTCCATGCTACTTTAGGGCTTAGGGCTAGACTAGGTGGGTATAAGCATTCTAAAACAAGCTGTATAACCAGCACTGTAGTTATTTAAGTAGAGACTGGATTGCCACCTAACAAATGGATTTCAATCTTTTGTGAGGTTtggaatgatgatttttttttccagtacatGCTAAGTCTCTGAACTGTGGCTTTCATTCCAGAGCTGAGAGGCAAGTTCAAGATATTTCCAGGATGACACTAAATTAACTTCACTTTCCTTATAACTTATTAAATAGTTTCAAATCCTCATTCAAACTGTCATTTTAATGTGCCAACACAAATGTTATTTTGGCCCTAACACATTGCAATGTTTAGTCAAGCTAGGTTGAACCCTGTGATAGCTTTCTTAAAGTATTTTCATTCATGACACTTGCTGCCCACAGTGAATACTTTCTCTAGAGCCCATCCAGAGTTATGtacaatttatttctcttcttactAATGTAAGCATATTGGAATGTGGTGAggaagtgaaaatatatatatagaaatattccTGAGTTGAACTGAATTatgtttatttacaaaataatattaaatattggtatatatttctttaatgtaGAATTGTTTTAGGCCTTGCAGTTGGTGGCACTATAAGAGTATCATGACAATTTAGTTGTATACCAACAATTTGAAGATCAAAAACCTGGCCCGTGATTTAGTGACCTAGCTTCTTACTTCCCCTTGAAAATGATGCTCTCATTCCCTATGTTGTATTTTCTACTTATAAGCTATGGATATTGTTGccaatttttttctataagtaTACTTTGAGATTAAATTTAAATGGCAAATAAAGGCATTTTACCAtctttgaatataatttaaaagtggAATTATTTCCACCATTATCTTCTTCATCTAATTCCAGAATTGGCACTGGAAACAACTACTCTGAAGATGTAGTGTAATTTTTACCTGGTGTGAAGTGCCAATATTATAATAGGGTTCATAAGGACCACCTAGTGCACATcagaaaatgacattaaaatattatgatGAGCATGaatggtaattaaaaataaaatattggagttccttttgtggctcagtggtttaagaacccaacatagtatctgtgacgatgcaggtttgatccctggccttgcttaagtggttaaggatctggcattgccaccaacTGTGGCAAAGACCATCATGATATGGCTtactggcagctgtacctctgattcaaccctggccctgtgaacttccatatgccaagtgtgagtctataaaataacatttatcatGAAAGGAAATTAAGTCAGATAGTTACCTACCTAACAGTTTAATTTATACAATCATCAATATTCAGACTTCATATTATGCTCATTTCTTATCAAATACCAGATTTCAGAGGTAGGCAacttgctggtttttttttttttctctcatcataGTATCTTAGCCTCATTTAGCCTTAAGGAAGAGttcaaaattaaagatgaatAGAAATGATTGGGTTGTTGGCATTATCAGCTAACTGTGGTAAAACAGCCCTGAGGTCCAATTAGCCACAGTTAAGAAACATCATGGAATTTGCCTACAAAGAGCCTATGTGGTAGCAATATAAGGCTCAAGAGAAAGGCCTTATGCAAAGATACTGTTTATAAATCAACAGAGACACTTACAGTCATTATCATTTTTACTCTTACAGCTTCTTTCTTGTTGAACCGACAGCTGCTGGGGGCCCTTTCCATGGAGCCGTGTCAGACAAATTCAtaggtgagatttttttcccaaggaaatcATATAGTCATAGACTCTTGAGTTTAAATGCATCttacaaatttataaaatcaCTTCTCATGCTCACAAGTCTGAGCTTTAAATCCCTTATCCAGGATGTGAAACATGAAAAAAGATAGACATAAGTAGAAGACTATGAGTTGAGAAGTAAAGCTATCtggattatttttctctgtcatatatatttaaattcattagaagaaaaataaaattagttggAAATAAATAGTGTAGAATAATTATACAATTCAAATTTGCATACaaaattttttccagtttacAGTACAACTTAAGAATGATCCTATGATGtcacacattttgttttaaaaacacttttgttAAAAAGTACACATTAATCAAAGagattcactttattttttattccatttctccAAAGTTGAACATTCCACGTCATTTCTAAATTTTCCACAGCTCTTAATAATTGTAttaacatatatgaaaataatgatttttctcctttagaaatgttttccttttaggtTTGTTCCTAGAAAGAGTATTGTggagccaaagaaaaaagaagcagtgatttttatttcttcacagtTATTTCTAAATCGCTTTCAgtaattatatttaattcttgTTTTATTAACACAATACACTTCTCTGAAATGTTGGGGGAGTCCATCTCAGAATAAAAGAACGCAATGAGGTTGCTGCACTTTGTTTCCATGTATGTATAAAATTtcatctcagaaaattaaaaaaataaaaatatttactcaattaactttgaaaggaaaaaaagcatgcTTTTTATAGGAATACATTTTTATGTTCATAGCTTTCTTCCCCCCTCATTGGGAAATCTATGTCTCCAAATTTCTCAATCTATTAGTAACACAGTCACCTACAACCAGGAATAATGGAGGAAGGATGCTAtgggaagatggagaagaaggCATGAGAATGCATGTGTCAGAAATATAAAGGAGTGGGAAGTTCATTCACATTGTGGATAGACGGCTTGCTGCTCTTTGGTAATGAAATTTCAGGCATTAAGGGCATTTAACAGGGAGATACTTCATGATTTTGTGGAAACAAACATACATTCACATACATAGAGTCCAATAAATCTTTGTATTTGTATAGTGAGTGAACTTACCATAGGTACTTACAGTAAGCAGAAGgctttatatatgtttttgtgtacatgtatataagtatatacacatTGTGCGTAATGTATCTTACCTAGTAGactatttctctttgcttttcacattaaatttctatttttagaactttgaaaataAGGATTTCCTTTGCTTGATAGGTCATTGCTTATTGAACACCTATgcaagaattttgttttcttttaatcctAATCTATGGAAGTAGTAGTTTACTGAATATGACCTTGTTAAGTTGTATGTGGCAGAGAACTTTAAAGAATAAACACAttgattaataaatataatatcatAAAAGTCAAATGACCCAGTAACACTCTCTTACCTAGAGGCAATTAACGTTTTCACACTTAACCTATAGAATGTTTCAGGGAAAAACTGGAATTCCACTCCTTCTCAAATGTTTATATCTGTTTTTCATAGAGAGTAGTGCTAAGCAGAGTAAGgggatgaaaatatttgaattccTCCTAGGTTTATTGTCTGGAGAAGCATGCATATTCTCACCCATGAAGAGTGGCAATTCATAAGCATTTACTTAACATCTAACAGGTTTCAGATCCTGTAGACATTATACCAGGCACTATGGCAAGTGAGGATACAGTTGAATATCATATATGTTCGGGTAGGTACCAGGGAGGGTGTTGCCAACAACATATACATCTCCCTAAACTGGCTGTTTATGGCAGATAATTATTGACGATGCCTGTCTTTCTACATTTGAGAGTTGAGGGTTTAGATAATTCTCATGGAAGAGAGAATAAGTCTTACCTGTATAGCAGAACTCTCAGCTTATACAATATATCTGAGAATTATAAAGTGTCAGCTCAAACACAGAGGAGGGTCAGAATCGTAGGACACTGAGATGACTTACAAAGTCATCTGGAGATGGAACCAAGAGGAAGAGCCAGATCTCTCAAAGATAGCACAGTGTTTTCTCAGTAAATTACTCACCCAGTGTTGCCCTAGAGATGTTTCACAGGTGACAGATTTTAGGTTTCTGAAGAGATATAAATTATCATGGAGAATGTAAGAAAGAATTGAAACAAGAACTGGGGCAAGATTTCCAGAAACAGGCTCTTCACTGACAGTGACTACTCTATTTTAGTTTTGAAAAACTGAGACTATAATTCTTTTCTGACTAATACATATCATCCTTTATTCCTTTGCAGAAAATTCAGGGACCTGGAAGGTGGTCCTTAGTTGAATGGATCTCCCCATGCCTCCCAACAATGTGACTGAATTTGTTCTCTTGGGATTCACACAGAATCCACACTTGcggaaaatattcttcattgcttttttgttcattttcctgtTTACCATGCTGTCAAATATGTTTATTGTCATTATCATTTCCCTCAGCCCCACGCTTTCAGctcccatgtatttttttctcacttactTGGCCTTCATCGATACTTCCTTATCCTCTGTCACCACCCCCAAAATTACCATTGACCTGCTCTATCAGAGGACAGCCATCTCCTGGGGTGGCTGCATGACTCAGCTCTTTTTGGAACACTTTCTGGGAGGATCAGAGATCATTGTCCTCATTGCCATGGcttatgaccgctatgtggccatctgcaagcctctTCACTATACAACCATCATGCGCCATGGGCTCTGCCAGCTCCTGGTGGTGGTGGCCTGGATCGGAGGGATACTTCATGGCACTGTGCAGATTCTTTTTGTCCTTGACTTGCCCTTCTGTGGTCCCAATATTATTAACCACTTCATGTGTGATTTCTTCTCACTGTTCGAACTTGCCTGCAGTGACACTTACTGGCGTGCAATAGTGATATCAGCTAACAGTGGGGGCATGtgcttgctcatttttttcatgctCCTCATCTCCTACATGGTCATTCTGAGCTCCCTGAAATCCCATGGCTCTGAAGGAAGACGCAAAGCCctctccacctgtggctcccactttACAGTAGTGGTACTCTTTTTCGTCCCTTGTATCTTCATCTATGTACGTCCTGTGGCCACCTATCCCGTGGATAAGTTGGTGAGTTTGTTCTATGGAACCTTCACTCCCATGTTAAATCCTATCATTTATACAGTGAGAAACACAGAGGTGAAGAATGCTATGAAGGGTTTGTTGAAGAGGAGAGTAACTTGGGTTGTGCCTGGTGCCTAGAAATTGACAATTTATGTACATAAGGAGGTTGATATCTGTTGTAAATtgtgaaagaaaactaagaaatctTGTGGAGTGGTGACAGAAATAAAGACCAAAACtaatatttgttgattatttaATAGTGGCTAGGCATTTATTAGGCAGTTGATAATATTTATTAGCCTTAGCAAGGCTTGAATGTTCATGTTCATAACTTCAGAATAGATAATGCATAAACAACAATATAACCCTAGTGTTATGAGTAGAGAGTATTTTTTACTCCAGAGTCttatactactttttaaaatccttCATTGTGTGACTTTGATGAAACTGACTTTTCCAGTGCACCTTGGTCTcaaaatttcttctgtttttgctaGGCCCATATTAAAGTAAATAAGTGATAGAATTTCTTAGTACGTGCCTGGGAAAGGAAGAGTTGCAAAAAGGAATCACAGCATGTTTTTTGTAATATGAATTCACCAAAAGTGAAAAGAGAGTCACTCATAAAAGTGGAATGAATAATTCACAATCTCTTTCTTTACTTGGCATAAAATATAAgccataaaatttgaaattactttaaatttgCTCTATATACTTAAATATCCTGTGGCTCACAGctttgaatataaaataaggtTTTCATTTTCCATACCATGACTTGAGTCATTTGCAACAAGGCTAAGCATCCTTTATCAAATTTGAACAAAAAGGCATATGATTAGTTCCAAAGCTATTGTTCTGTAGGTCTGATAACATATTTACATTAATTAACTAATGCTTTATTGACTATCAGACATATTCACTGCATTTGATTTACACATGAAAAATTCGTAGTTCCTTTTTTAGCATCCCctttttacagaaaagcaaattaaagccAAAGGAGTTTTACTAATTAACTTGCCTCTCATATCACACATGCTTCCTCCATAAAGTATGCTAGAAAATATCACACTGGAATGCAGCTTGCTTTCAAAGTTTCAGATACAAACTTCCAACCAAAGTCTTTAAGactcaaaactattttctttataatgaaaCATGATTATCTGATGTATAAGTCTATAGATAAAAGATTATCTGCAGTTTTAATAATTCACTTTgaaccacaaggagatatcaTCCATAGTTGTAAAATTATGTCATGTGTAGCAGTATATTACAGTGCTGTATTTTCCTCTCTTTGAAAGTTCAAGTTCtgccatttcacttttttttgtcttttgtcttttgttgttgttgttgctatttcttgggccgctcccgcggcatatggagattcccaggctaggggttgaatcggagctgtagccacaggcctacgccagagccacagcaatgggggatccgagccgcgtctgcaacctacaccacagctcagggcaacgccggatcgttaacccactgagcaagggtagggaccgaacctgcaacctcatggttcctagtcggattcgttaaccactgcgccatgacaggaactcctgccatttcACTTTTACAAAAGACCAACACTAGTATGGCagcagttgttttttgttgttgttgttgttgttgtttttgtaaaagcaaaaatccaCTTTAGATTTCTTTCTCATAAGTGAAAATATGCACTAATATAGACCTTCATCAAATTTAAATGACCAAAGtgaaccttcagaaagtgggagaTACCCGCAATGTGCTTCTAAATATGTGGAGAATACCAGAAGATTCTCTATGATTGCATCTCTGTTAATCCATGCCTCTCTGACTACAACCCTCCAACTTATGTTACTTCACTCAGAAGCACTTTCTCCAAGTCAGTGGTCAACCTCAGCTATTTCTCCCATAATTTGAACATACATCAATGCACCAGAATAGTACTGTTGAGAATGTGCTTGCTAGGTTGTACATGG comes from the Phacochoerus africanus isolate WHEZ1 chromosome 4, ROS_Pafr_v1, whole genome shotgun sequence genome and includes:
- the LOC125124467 gene encoding olfactory receptor 140-like — encoded protein: MDLPMPPNNVTEFVLLGFTQNPHLRKIFFIAFLFIFLFTMLSNMFIVIIISLSPTLSAPMYFFLTYLAFIDTSLSSVTTPKITIDLLYQRTAISWGGCMTQLFLEHFLGGSEIIVLIAMAYDRYVAICKPLHYTTIMRHGLCQLLVVVAWIGGILHGTVQILFVLDLPFCGPNIINHFMCDFFSLFELACSDTYWRAIVISANSGGMCLLIFFMLLISYMVILSSLKSHGSEGRRKALSTCGSHFTVVVLFFVPCIFIYVRPVATYPVDKLVSLFYGTFTPMLNPIIYTVRNTEVKNAMKGLLKRRVTWVVPGA